From the genome of Nitrosopumilus sp., one region includes:
- a CDS encoding adenylate/guanylate cyclase domain-containing protein, translated as MSNNDKKNESDQEPSNDVQSNNVVDMLLSTDKRQTLDYDTTILETQKRVWGALKKGYEYSGIIDESDQFLRKNVFSKLDMVVLYVDLVGSTTMTLEMPEEKIAIIISSFSQEMASVIRQHNGYVLKFVGDAVIGYFVGENNGLLASDNAVSCAKSMISVIQNGINPILNQYDYPDLMVKIGVDFGQNIIVRYGADVKNSHVDLMGPAMNIASKIQNMAKPNQILIGDDVYQRLHPTTQKDFIVKLWDKHEWKYRSRITGKIYGVYELKG; from the coding sequence ATGTCTAATAACGACAAAAAAAATGAATCCGATCAAGAACCTAGCAATGATGTTCAAAGTAACAATGTTGTGGACATGTTACTCAGTACGGACAAGCGACAGACATTAGATTATGACACCACGATTTTGGAAACACAAAAACGTGTCTGGGGAGCCCTCAAAAAGGGATATGAGTATTCTGGCATAATTGACGAATCCGATCAATTTTTGAGAAAAAATGTTTTTTCCAAATTGGACATGGTTGTTCTTTATGTTGATCTAGTTGGCTCCACCACCATGACTTTGGAAATGCCTGAGGAAAAAATTGCAATCATAATCAGTTCATTTTCGCAAGAGATGGCATCTGTGATAAGACAGCACAACGGGTATGTCTTAAAATTTGTAGGTGATGCCGTGATAGGCTATTTTGTGGGGGAAAATAACGGGCTACTTGCTTCAGACAATGCTGTCAGCTGTGCCAAATCCATGATTTCTGTCATTCAAAACGGAATCAATCCGATCCTAAACCAATATGACTATCCGGATTTGATGGTTAAGATTGGAGTCGACTTTGGACAAAACATCATAGTACGATATGGTGCCGATGTGAAAAACTCGCATGTTGACTTGATGGGGCCTGCAATGAACATCGCATCAAAAATTCAAAACATGGCAAAACCAAACCAGATTCTGATTGGTGACGATGTGTATCAGAGACTTCATCCAACTACGCAAAAAGACTTTATTGTAAAATTATGGGATAAACATGAATGGAAATACAGATCCAGGATTACGGGCAAAATCTATGGAGTATATGAGTTAAAGGGCTGA
- a CDS encoding threonine ammonia-lyase — MNPTYDEIVKADSLRGSEIKKTPLIHSSVFSKLVGSDVYLKAEFRQKTGSFKIRGAYFKIKSLSAEERKQGVVAASAGNHAQGVAFASSLEKIPCTIIMPKNASPAKVAATRGYGAKVILDGINYDESSSKAKEIADETGATMIHAFDDPQIIAAQGVVGLEILNDLPDVDEIYVPIGGGGLTAGILIAVKEKNPNVRIIGVQSKSFPSMHDSVKRGSLTASGGVERTIADGISVKVPGQLTFEIIKELIDEIVLVDDVEITKAMFLLMERMKFVVEPAGAASLAYLISRKQVKKKKIVAVLAGGNVDMYLLGQIVDKGLAAMGRLLKLSILLPDRPGAFKEIVDEITLANANIVEVVHDRLSSEINAGSAGVTLSLETQGKEQAELLIESLKAKNIEFTLST, encoded by the coding sequence ATGAATCCCACTTACGATGAAATAGTAAAAGCGGACTCATTGCGAGGAAGCGAAATAAAGAAAACACCCCTAATTCATTCCTCAGTGTTTAGTAAACTTGTAGGTTCGGATGTTTATCTGAAAGCAGAATTCAGACAAAAGACGGGCTCCTTTAAAATTCGCGGAGCCTATTTTAAAATTAAATCACTGTCAGCAGAAGAAAGAAAGCAAGGAGTGGTTGCCGCATCTGCAGGTAACCATGCGCAAGGAGTTGCATTTGCATCCTCGCTAGAAAAAATTCCATGCACAATCATCATGCCAAAAAATGCATCACCTGCCAAAGTTGCAGCGACAAGAGGGTATGGTGCAAAGGTGATCTTGGATGGAATAAACTACGACGAATCGTCATCCAAGGCAAAGGAGATTGCAGATGAAACAGGTGCTACCATGATACATGCTTTTGATGATCCTCAGATAATTGCAGCTCAAGGAGTGGTGGGTCTCGAAATACTAAATGACTTGCCAGATGTGGATGAAATTTATGTTCCAATTGGGGGCGGAGGACTGACTGCAGGGATCCTAATAGCAGTTAAAGAAAAAAATCCCAATGTCAGAATAATCGGGGTTCAGTCAAAGTCATTTCCATCAATGCATGATTCAGTGAAACGGGGTTCACTTACTGCCAGTGGCGGCGTGGAAAGGACCATTGCCGATGGAATATCGGTAAAAGTTCCAGGGCAGCTAACATTTGAAATCATCAAGGAGCTCATAGATGAAATTGTCCTAGTCGACGATGTGGAAATTACTAAAGCCATGTTTTTGCTAATGGAGAGAATGAAGTTCGTAGTAGAGCCGGCAGGTGCTGCAAGTCTAGCTTACCTGATATCCAGAAAGCAAGTCAAGAAAAAGAAAATTGTCGCCGTACTGGCGGGAGGAAACGTTGACATGTATCTTTTAGGCCAAATAGTCGACAAGGGCCTTGCCGCCATGGGTCGTTTACTAAAACTGTCAATTTTACTCCCAGACAGGCCAGGTGCATTCAAAGAAATTGTCGACGAGATAACACTTGCCAATGCAAACATTGTGGAGGTAGTGCATGACAGGTTGAGCTCCGAAATCAATGCAGGCTCTGCAGGTGTTACTTTGAGTCTTGAAACTCAGGGAAAGGAACAAGCTGAATTGCTGATAGAGTCACTAAAGGCAAAAAATATCGAGTTCACGTTATCGACTTAA
- a CDS encoding methylmalonyl-CoA epimerase encodes MNIKKVGNVILAVSDIDKSLQFYHEIIGLPIRNQRRSWVDLGTSGALLSLHPASLTAQHIGSSIENGITIGFLVGDVKSAVEELRAKGVTIHRDVVEKDAGKNAVILDPDDYLISLFEPSFEDKDQQTGGYQGFTPA; translated from the coding sequence GTGAACATCAAAAAAGTGGGAAACGTCATCTTAGCTGTTTCAGACATTGACAAGTCCCTGCAATTCTACCATGAGATCATAGGCCTTCCAATTAGAAACCAGAGAAGGTCCTGGGTCGATTTAGGAACATCTGGTGCTTTATTGAGTTTGCACCCCGCGTCATTGACTGCACAGCATATTGGCAGCTCCATTGAGAATGGAATAACGATAGGTTTTCTTGTCGGTGACGTAAAATCTGCAGTTGAAGAGTTGAGGGCAAAGGGCGTCACCATTCATCGGGACGTCGTTGAAAAAGATGCAGGAAAAAATGCAGTTATTTTGGATCCTGATGACTATCTTATTTCATTGTTCGAGCCTAGCTTTGAAGACAAGGATCAGCAAACAGGCGGATATCAAGGATTTACACCAGCTTAG
- the thrC gene encoding threonine synthase, with translation MQGDAYLKCIGPQCGLEYPIESTNVQCEKGHMLDVVYKNKPSTSLKDVFYKRRNSEGSIFNESGVWRFRELLNFCQIDTENLEECSKYLVSLDGAEGRQSKPYRMSKAAEFINISNDNLWLQPEGYNPSGSFKDNGMATAVTHAKMVGAKKIVCASTGNTSASAGMFAANEGINCDVYIPAGQIAPGKLSQAYQFGAQIVEVNGNFDDALKESLDDAKNHDGYTVNSINPFRIEGQKTIPFRALEYLNWESPDWIVYPGGALGNTSSCGKALMELHEWGWIKKIPRIAVINSEGASTLSDLYNGEFEGEELRWNKGNPNTELISRYYDDLDSKGLKPKTKATAIQIGRPANILKGLRALEYTNGVATTVSDSEMLDGMSVVGLNGFDCEMASGASVVGIKKLINEEIIKKDDVVIGILTGRQKDAMLPVDYHNNPKNKFAIPPKN, from the coding sequence ATGCAAGGTGACGCATATCTCAAGTGTATTGGACCGCAATGCGGATTGGAATATCCGATTGAGAGTACGAATGTCCAATGTGAGAAAGGTCACATGCTAGATGTAGTGTATAAAAACAAACCATCTACAAGTTTAAAAGATGTTTTCTATAAAAGACGAAATTCGGAAGGAAGCATATTCAATGAAAGCGGAGTTTGGAGATTTCGCGAATTATTGAATTTCTGTCAGATAGATACTGAAAATCTTGAAGAATGCTCAAAATATCTAGTATCACTTGACGGTGCAGAAGGAAGACAATCCAAGCCATATAGAATGTCAAAGGCTGCAGAATTCATCAATATTTCAAATGATAATTTATGGCTGCAGCCAGAAGGATACAATCCAAGCGGCTCATTCAAAGACAACGGAATGGCAACTGCAGTAACCCATGCAAAGATGGTAGGTGCAAAAAAAATTGTTTGCGCCTCAACCGGCAACACATCAGCATCAGCTGGAATGTTTGCTGCAAATGAGGGGATCAACTGTGACGTTTACATTCCTGCAGGTCAAATAGCTCCTGGAAAACTAAGCCAGGCATACCAATTCGGAGCTCAGATTGTCGAGGTGAACGGAAATTTTGATGACGCGCTAAAGGAATCACTAGATGACGCCAAAAATCATGACGGATACACGGTAAACTCCATCAACCCATTTAGAATAGAAGGGCAAAAAACAATTCCGTTTAGGGCGTTAGAATATCTGAATTGGGAATCTCCAGATTGGATTGTTTATCCCGGAGGAGCATTAGGAAACACGTCTAGTTGCGGCAAGGCATTAATGGAATTGCATGAATGGGGATGGATTAAAAAAATTCCAAGAATAGCAGTAATTAATTCAGAAGGTGCCAGTACACTGTCAGATTTGTACAATGGAGAATTTGAAGGAGAGGAGCTAAGATGGAACAAAGGTAATCCAAATACAGAATTAATCTCAAGGTATTATGATGATTTAGACAGCAAAGGACTAAAACCAAAAACTAAAGCAACCGCGATTCAAATCGGCAGACCTGCAAATATTTTGAAAGGCTTGAGGGCGTTAGAATATACAAACGGCGTTGCAACCACGGTTTCAGATTCTGAAATGCTGGATGGAATGTCAGTTGTAGGTCTAAACGGATTTGATTGTGAGATGGCATCAGGTGCATCAGTGGTAGGAATAAAAAAATTGATCAATGAAGAGATAATCAAAAAAGATGATGTGGTAATAGGAATTCTTACAGGCAGGCAAAAAGATGCAATGCTACCTGTGGATTATCACAACAATCCCAAGAACAAATTTGCAATCCCACCAAAAAATTAG
- a CDS encoding LLM class flavin-dependent oxidoreductase has translation MGIACSLGSLLSVDEVLKCSEIISKTKIDTLWIPETWGMENFSILSAISNKTTSQKIGSSIINIYSRSPSAIAMGAATVDTLSNGRLVLGLGTSSLPIVETFHGYKFEKPLQRMKEYVEIIRLVLSGKQIRYNGDIFRLKNFTLLIKPKRKSIPIYLAAVNRKMIELAWEIGDGVIFYLRPINEMKKTITEMQSKKKIDVACQLITCVSEDSETAIERAKKTIAFYISVGKVYREFLAKTGFSTETTSIFDEFKKSGFEFNHELVTDSMLQSLAISGTSEECKKQVNNFAATGMTQPIFQFNPVGDTLESFKLFKKTFLDE, from the coding sequence ATGGGAATTGCATGCAGTCTGGGCTCATTACTGTCAGTAGACGAAGTTTTGAAGTGCTCAGAAATAATCTCAAAAACAAAAATCGACACATTGTGGATTCCTGAGACATGGGGCATGGAGAATTTTTCAATACTGAGCGCAATATCCAATAAAACAACCAGTCAGAAAATAGGCTCGTCAATTATCAACATCTATTCCAGAAGTCCGTCAGCCATTGCGATGGGGGCTGCTACAGTAGACACGCTGTCCAACGGAAGACTAGTGCTAGGTCTAGGAACCAGTAGCTTGCCAATAGTCGAGACGTTTCACGGTTACAAATTTGAAAAACCGCTTCAAAGGATGAAAGAATATGTGGAAATAATTCGACTTGTATTATCAGGAAAACAGATCAGATACAACGGAGATATTTTTAGATTAAAAAACTTCACGCTGTTAATCAAGCCAAAGAGGAAGTCCATTCCAATCTATCTAGCAGCAGTTAACAGGAAGATGATCGAACTCGCATGGGAGATTGGAGATGGTGTGATTTTTTACCTCAGACCCATAAACGAGATGAAAAAAACCATTACAGAAATGCAGTCAAAGAAAAAAATAGACGTCGCATGTCAGCTGATAACTTGCGTGTCAGAGGATTCGGAGACTGCAATAGAACGCGCTAAAAAAACCATAGCATTCTATATTTCCGTAGGCAAAGTGTATAGAGAATTTTTGGCAAAGACAGGGTTTTCAACGGAGACGACAAGCATATTTGACGAGTTTAAAAAATCTGGATTTGAGTTTAACCATGAGCTTGTTACAGATTCCATGCTACAATCACTAGCAATTTCTGGAACATCTGAAGAGTGTAAAAAACAAGTAAATAATTTTGCAGCTACAGGTATGACTCAACCTATTTTTCAATTCAACCCCGTAGGGGACACACTAGAATCATTCAAATTATTTAAGAAAACATTTCTGGATGAATAG
- a CDS encoding resolvase has protein sequence MTDSTITKKEIKKKSKKNNQNASKMRRQRGYQWEDTIVKRFNGTQNWKAFRLGSPSIALPDVLAVNNDESAIFTIEAKSGTGTSLPVPADQIERCLLWIKTFDIYKKKRVILAFKFLSKKRINIGEYEARELREFFKIWEESLEITNCVCRYDGKIFAKINGSKKELFLKECTMPFKTKQRTSAKLK, from the coding sequence ATGACAGATTCGACAATTACAAAAAAAGAAATCAAAAAGAAATCAAAAAAGAATAATCAAAATGCCTCAAAGATGCGTCGACAGCGAGGATATCAATGGGAAGACACCATAGTGAAACGATTCAATGGCACACAGAATTGGAAGGCATTCAGACTAGGTTCGCCAAGTATTGCATTGCCAGATGTGCTAGCAGTGAATAACGATGAGAGTGCAATTTTTACAATCGAAGCAAAATCAGGAACAGGTACGTCACTGCCAGTTCCTGCAGATCAGATAGAGAGATGTCTGCTATGGATCAAAACGTTTGACATTTACAAGAAAAAAAGAGTAATCCTAGCATTCAAGTTTCTCTCAAAGAAAAGAATCAACATAGGCGAATATGAAGCCAGAGAATTACGAGAATTTTTTAAGATTTGGGAGGAATCTTTGGAAATTACAAATTGCGTATGCAGATACGATGGTAAAATTTTTGCAAAAATAAACGGTTCCAAAAAAGAACTGTTTCTTAAAGAATGCACGATGCCGTTTAAGACAAAGCAGAGGACTAGTGCCAAACTGAAGTAG
- the purE gene encoding 5-(carboxyamino)imidazole ribonucleotide mutase: MTYSKKPLVGIIMGSSSDSRIMQGASEVLDEFGIKHEDQIVSAHRTPSRLAEYAKYAEEMGFKVIIAGAGGAAHLPGMIASHSVIPVIGVPILVYNDKHTKKPDTAKFSAFGGLDSLLSITEMPSGSPVVAVGVNKAGNAGIYAMKMLANEFPDLKKKLKLHKSNQHHSVMRESEQLKKEGLSKFAKKKFK; this comes from the coding sequence ATGACCTATTCCAAAAAGCCTCTGGTTGGAATTATTATGGGATCCAGTTCAGATAGCCGGATAATGCAGGGAGCTTCTGAAGTATTGGATGAATTTGGAATTAAACATGAGGATCAAATAGTATCGGCACATAGAACGCCTTCAAGATTGGCAGAATATGCAAAATATGCTGAAGAAATGGGCTTTAAGGTGATAATTGCCGGAGCCGGAGGAGCTGCACATTTGCCCGGCATGATTGCATCACACTCGGTAATTCCTGTAATCGGAGTGCCAATTTTGGTGTACAATGATAAACATACAAAAAAGCCAGACACTGCAAAATTTTCTGCATTTGGAGGATTGGACTCGCTTCTATCCATCACTGAGATGCCGTCAGGCTCCCCTGTCGTTGCTGTTGGCGTTAACAAGGCAGGAAATGCCGGAATTTATGCAATGAAGATGCTTGCAAATGAATTCCCAGACTTGAAGAAAAAATTAAAGCTGCATAAATCAAACCAGCATCATTCTGTCATGAGGGAATCTGAACAATTAAAAAAAGAGGGACTTTCAAAATTTGCTAAAAAAAAGTTCAAATAG
- a CDS encoding NTP transferase domain-containing protein produces the protein MKAIILAGGRGKRLRPVTDYVPKPLVPINNIPIIEWQIRYLKRFGVSEVIICTGYKQEMIENYLNMKKTGMSIKFSVEKSPLGTGGAIKKAGKMIQDASFFVINGDIITDIDLKELSGKQNSIASVELRTKFGILETDGNQITGFKEKKEIQDLWMNAGIYHLQKDILQSLPTVGDIEKTVFPDFAKKGKIGIVKFKDVKWYSIDSFKDMEECSLEVEEIMK, from the coding sequence ATGAAGGCAATTATTTTGGCAGGAGGCAGAGGCAAGAGGTTAAGACCAGTCACAGATTATGTTCCAAAACCCCTTGTGCCGATTAACAACATTCCCATAATAGAATGGCAAATAAGATATCTTAAAAGATTTGGAGTTAGCGAAGTAATAATCTGTACAGGATACAAGCAAGAAATGATTGAGAATTATCTAAATATGAAAAAAACTGGAATGAGCATAAAGTTTTCAGTTGAGAAATCCCCATTGGGTACAGGAGGCGCAATCAAAAAGGCTGGAAAGATGATACAGGACGCGTCATTTTTTGTCATAAATGGCGACATCATTACAGACATTGATCTGAAAGAACTATCCGGAAAACAAAATTCAATTGCGTCAGTGGAATTGAGAACCAAATTTGGCATTTTGGAAACAGACGGGAACCAGATTACCGGATTTAAAGAGAAAAAAGAAATCCAGGACTTGTGGATGAATGCGGGAATTTATCACCTTCAAAAAGACATCCTGCAAAGTCTGCCAACCGTAGGAGACATAGAAAAAACAGTTTTTCCAGACTTTGCAAAAAAAGGAAAGATTGGCATCGTCAAGTTTAAAGATGTAAAATGGTACTCCATTGATTCATTCAAAGACATGGAGGAGTGCTCACTGGAAGTAGAAGAAATAATGAAGTAA
- a CDS encoding DUF3800 domain-containing protein gives MVHTLFLDESGKPTSNRDKNGNLILENSRYFTLGGISVDEKAKGEFYEVYEKIMTEYLGGIDLKTNFKLHYNELRMLKEPYDKITKSQRFKLENDVFEAIKKIDCTLFSVTIDLEYHYNHYSNPIFPMALALWYILERFQYYVSNIDGKGIAVYEQFTESLRNKVNKEWKKLESYEKFPQPTDFKNLKKKVLNGDPTKEPMLAFADFFVYLPWNRKMSNSKWKGFGHKYHALDSGNRASGNVEIE, from the coding sequence ATTGTGCATACTTTATTTTTAGATGAAAGTGGAAAACCCACAAGCAATAGAGACAAGAATGGAAATTTAATTTTAGAAAATTCAAGATATTTTACTTTAGGTGGAATTTCGGTAGATGAAAAAGCAAAAGGGGAATTTTATGAAGTTTATGAAAAAATAATGACCGAATATCTTGGTGGTATTGATCTTAAAACAAACTTTAAGCTTCACTATAATGAGTTACGAATGCTAAAGGAGCCTTATGATAAAATTACAAAATCACAACGTTTCAAATTGGAGAATGATGTTTTCGAGGCAATCAAAAAAATAGACTGTACATTATTTTCAGTTACGATTGATTTGGAATATCATTATAATCATTATTCAAATCCAATATTTCCAATGGCTTTAGCTTTATGGTACATACTGGAAAGATTTCAATATTATGTTTCAAATATTGATGGTAAAGGGATTGCAGTATACGAACAATTCACAGAAAGTTTACGAAATAAAGTTAACAAAGAATGGAAAAAATTGGAATCTTATGAAAAATTTCCTCAGCCAACAGATTTCAAAAATCTCAAAAAAAAAGTTTTGAACGGAGATCCAACAAAAGAGCCCATGCTGGCATTTGCAGATTTCTTTGTGTATCTACCTTGGAATAGAAAAATGTCAAATTCTAAATGGAAAGGGTTTGGTCACAAGTATCACGCTTTGGATTCTGGAAATCGTGCATCTGGAAATGTTGAAATAGAATAA
- a CDS encoding 5-(carboxyamino)imidazole ribonucleotide synthase translates to MAKILGIIGGGQLGMMIAEAAKKMPKEISKIIVLDPTKNCPAAQAGTDQIVADFKDKDAIIELARKSDIITYEIESGDSNVLKSVENDAEINPSPETLKIIQDKFLQKSFLLQNDIHVSEFIQIESREDVKKGLKRFGFPALLKARRDAYDGRGNFKINSEDEVETAYRYFKGQSLLLEKFVPFIMEVSVIASRNTKGQIKTFPLVENIHEENILRETIAPARVTEKVAKKAEEIAEKTMSVLKGAGIFGIEMFVTQDEDIMINEIAPRVHNSGHHTLQSSETSQFEQHLRAIMGLELGETKLIHNTIMYNILGDRGFTGKYDLPDVSENGVFLKMYGKEESKPLRKLGHVNLVGENGESVEELLTKLQTLKQKITIRQSD, encoded by the coding sequence ATGGCAAAAATTCTCGGAATAATTGGGGGAGGTCAACTAGGAATGATGATTGCAGAAGCCGCCAAAAAAATGCCTAAAGAGATATCAAAAATAATCGTGCTAGATCCAACGAAAAACTGTCCCGCAGCACAGGCAGGTACAGACCAAATTGTTGCAGATTTTAAAGACAAAGACGCCATAATTGAGCTTGCTAGAAAATCAGACATCATAACATATGAAATTGAATCAGGCGACAGCAACGTCCTAAAATCAGTTGAAAATGATGCGGAAATTAATCCGTCTCCAGAAACATTAAAAATCATTCAAGACAAATTTTTACAAAAATCATTCCTTTTACAAAATGACATACATGTTTCAGAATTCATCCAAATTGAGAGCAGAGAGGATGTCAAAAAAGGCCTAAAGAGATTTGGATTTCCGGCATTGCTGAAAGCCAGACGAGACGCATATGACGGAAGAGGCAATTTTAAAATTAATTCGGAAGACGAAGTAGAAACAGCATACAGATATTTCAAGGGTCAGTCATTGCTATTAGAAAAATTTGTGCCATTTATCATGGAAGTTTCAGTCATTGCCTCACGTAACACCAAAGGCCAGATCAAGACATTCCCATTGGTTGAAAACATTCATGAAGAAAATATCCTTCGAGAAACAATTGCCCCTGCAAGAGTGACTGAAAAAGTGGCAAAGAAGGCAGAGGAGATTGCAGAAAAAACAATGTCTGTTCTCAAGGGTGCAGGGATTTTTGGGATTGAGATGTTTGTGACCCAAGATGAAGATATAATGATCAACGAGATAGCCCCAAGAGTTCACAACTCAGGACATCATACATTGCAGTCAAGTGAGACATCGCAATTTGAGCAGCATCTACGAGCAATCATGGGATTAGAACTGGGAGAGACAAAGCTAATACACAATACGATCATGTACAACATTTTAGGAGACCGAGGATTTACTGGAAAATATGACTTGCCAGATGTTTCTGAAAATGGGGTATTTCTAAAAATGTACGGTAAAGAAGAATCCAAGCCTTTACGAAAACTGGGGCACGTCAATCTGGTCGGGGAAAATGGGGAATCTGTTGAAGAACTGTTGACAAAATTACAGACATTAAAACAAAAAATCACCATCAGACAGTCTGATTAG
- a CDS encoding thiolase family protein, protein MNKVGIVGYGITPFTRDDQKIESVLLKSAKVLFENNSDIDRAMIDAVLVSTNNNSKYLSPILSEMTGIKPKIAHSIESLCNSGTNSIVSAYSYIASGLADMVLVSGAERYDSPGQILQWDNSRGEFKHPIFWASIFAKSYKQKYSISDEQLSLVSVKNHKHAKENPNALSNKTYSVQDVMNSKKLTDDLKLLDCSRPCTGGASIVLASEEIARKITSKPTWITGIGQKTTSAGFTKNLSLSSMESTKLSGQTALKMAGKTVKNIDVAEIHDAFSVCEPMALESLGFSKNGEGMKIITEMNSTDNYKINPRGGLIGCGHPLGATGIAQTIEITQQLQSDAGKRQVDGAQVGLIHNMSAAATSSTVLILEK, encoded by the coding sequence ATGAACAAAGTAGGAATAGTAGGATACGGAATCACTCCATTCACAAGAGATGATCAAAAAATAGAATCCGTTTTGTTGAAGTCTGCAAAAGTTCTCTTTGAAAATAATTCAGACATAGATAGAGCGATGATTGATGCCGTATTGGTGTCAACAAACAATAATTCAAAATACCTGTCCCCCATACTGTCCGAAATGACAGGAATCAAACCAAAAATTGCTCATTCGATAGAAAGCCTATGTAATTCAGGCACGAATTCAATAGTATCTGCATACTCATACATTGCGTCAGGTTTAGCAGACATGGTCTTGGTGTCAGGGGCTGAAAGGTATGACAGTCCAGGACAAATCCTACAATGGGATAATTCAAGAGGCGAATTCAAGCATCCAATTTTTTGGGCATCCATTTTTGCCAAATCATACAAGCAAAAATATTCAATATCAGACGAGCAACTGTCACTTGTTTCTGTAAAAAATCATAAACATGCAAAAGAAAACCCAAACGCATTATCAAATAAAACATATTCTGTTCAAGATGTAATGAATTCTAAAAAACTTACAGACGATCTGAAGCTGCTGGATTGCTCAAGACCGTGTACCGGTGGAGCGTCAATCGTTTTAGCATCTGAAGAGATAGCAAGAAAAATTACATCCAAACCGACATGGATTACGGGCATAGGTCAAAAGACGACATCTGCAGGCTTTACCAAGAATTTATCATTAAGTTCCATGGAATCCACAAAGTTGTCAGGACAAACAGCACTGAAAATGGCAGGCAAGACCGTGAAAAACATAGACGTAGCTGAAATACATGACGCGTTTTCTGTTTGCGAACCCATGGCATTAGAATCGTTGGGATTTTCCAAGAATGGTGAAGGCATGAAAATAATTACAGAGATGAACAGCACCGACAATTACAAAATAAACCCCAGAGGAGGACTAATCGGATGCGGGCATCCGCTTGGAGCCACAGGAATTGCCCAAACTATAGAGATTACACAGCAGTTACAATCAGACGCAGGTAAAAGACAGGTGGATGGTGCTCAAGTGGGATTGATTCACAACATGTCAGCTGCTGCCACATCTTCAACAGTGCTAATACTAGAAAAATGA
- a CDS encoding TIR domain-containing protein → MNILLSHSTKDNVLASAVKEFFDDVSLGSFKIWFSSDKTSGGGLAVGNWYDQIREELKNSKAIMVLLTPNSVDSRWVHFESGVGEGTECAVIPICMGISTQDIPLPLSSYQSYQLSDYESLKTCATKILELGNLEFRENTMKDYMIQAISKFTSVSASVTKKEEPLNLSNVIQKITTHMDKRIDEIKKPLNHEDDSVQYAIKIRIDMDNLKRIEYLEITKDLSVSDVLDNIYFMIQSCVDSYHYLDTWILEDDFSKKKLIMNEIIDQIPAHYVFTRAASWVVKPLQKSYSGYDSINQGWFDRLNDI, encoded by the coding sequence ATGAATATCTTGCTCTCTCATTCAACAAAGGACAATGTATTAGCATCAGCAGTTAAAGAATTCTTTGATGATGTTTCATTAGGTTCTTTTAAAATTTGGTTTTCATCAGATAAGACTTCGGGTGGAGGGCTAGCTGTTGGAAACTGGTATGATCAAATTCGAGAAGAATTAAAAAATAGCAAGGCAATCATGGTTCTATTAACTCCGAATAGTGTAGATAGTAGATGGGTTCATTTTGAATCCGGTGTGGGAGAAGGAACTGAATGTGCAGTAATTCCAATTTGTATGGGAATAAGTACTCAGGACATTCCGTTACCTCTTAGCAGTTATCAATCGTATCAATTATCTGATTATGAATCATTAAAGACATGTGCTACAAAAATTTTGGAATTGGGCAATTTGGAATTTAGAGAAAATACGATGAAAGACTATATGATACAAGCAATATCTAAATTTACGAGTGTATCTGCATCAGTTACCAAAAAAGAAGAACCACTGAATCTGTCGAATGTTATTCAAAAAATAACCACCCATATGGATAAAAGAATTGATGAGATTAAAAAACCATTAAACCACGAAGATGATTCTGTTCAATATGCCATAAAAATTAGAATTGATATGGATAATTTAAAACGAATAGAATATTTGGAGATTACGAAAGATCTTAGTGTTAGTGACGTACTGGACAATATTTATTTCATGATTCAAAGTTGTGTAGACTCATATCATTATTTAGACACATGGATTTTAGAAGATGACTTTTCTAAGAAAAAACTAATTATGAATGAAATAATTGATCAAATCCCTGCACATTACGTGTTTACCCGAGCAGCTTCATGGGTTGTAAAACCATTACAAAAATCATACAGCGGATATGATAGTATTAATCAAGGATGGTTTGATCGTCTAAATGACATTTAA